The sequence below is a genomic window from Candidatus Zixiibacteriota bacterium.
GAACCTGGATCAATCCTACGATATCCTCTCTGACATTCTGTTGCATCCGGGCTTCCCGGGCGATGAAGTGAGTCGGCTGATATCGGAGCAGCAGGATGACATTGACGATATCGTCGAGGACGATTCCCGCCTGTCGTTGGCGATCCTACAGGGTTCGCTTTATGTCGGCCATAGATATGCGCATCCCGTGCCGGGTGTCAAGTCTGCTGTCGGGACATTTACTACCAGCGATGCTGAATCGTTCTATGCTGCGAACTTCAAAGCTGACAATATCATCATAGGCATTGCCGGAGATTATCCTCCAGAATTCGCCAACAGATTTAGGGAGGATTTCGAGACTTTGAAGCGAGGATTCGCAAGACATGATCGAGGCACCGCGATTCCGGTTTCCGGAAGAAGAGTAGTGCTTGTCGAAAAAGAGAATCGTTCGCAGACACATTTCAGGATCGGCAATATCATGACATACGATCGCAACAGCCCAGACTACTACCCACTGCTGGTTGCGAACACATATTTCGGACAGCACAGGGAATCGTTCGGCAGGCTGTACCAGACAATTCGAACAGAGCGAGGCTTATCTTACGGCGCGTATGCCTACGCTGAGCATTTCATGCAGTCGGGATGGTCGAAATTGCCGCAAGCCCTGATACGCTGGTCGCCGACATATTTCTCGATTTGGACATATCCGAAGGCGGAGAATGCAGAGTTTGCCATCAAGCTGGCGCTGCTGGAGTTGACGAAGCTGACGACCGGCGCACCGCCGGAGGAAGATATCGAGAAGATGAAGCAGTTTGATATCAACCACTTTCCGTTTATGTATGAGACACCCGAGCAAAGACTGACTCTCGAGATGGAGCAGCTGTACTCCGGCGACTCAGCATACATTGCCGACTATCCGAATCGGATTGCCCGTGTAACTGCTGCAGGGGTGTTCGATGTTGCGAAGCGAAACTGGTCGCCTGAAGATTATGTCCTTGTTGCGGTTGTCTCGGACGGTGAGAAATTCAGGGCGGAGCTTCTTGATAGTCAAACGACGATCGACTACCCGTCCGGCGCTACAGATGTCGGACTGGAAGATGTCGATGAACAGGTGAAGCGATTCGATTTGAAGCTGACAGAGAATGATTTCACGATATTGAGGGCGTCGGATCTGTTTAGATAAGATTGAGGGATGCCTATCTGCGCTCGACATGCGCAACAGCGATAGCGTATGTCTCCGTGTGTGAAATCGATATTGATATCTCGACGTCAGGGCAGATTTGAAGCGCTTTAGATGATAGATGAGCGACCGGGGCTTTGGTAGGTCCGTCGAGAACCTCGATATCCTTCCACGACAACCCTGAGACTCCGAGTTGATAGAGGGCTTTGTAGACAGCTTCTTTAGTCGCGATCTTCCCTGCCACACTCTGCAAAAAATTGACTTTGGAGCGGCAATATTGGTTCTCGCGAGGGGTCAGTACACGGGTAACAAACTTATGCCCCCACCGAGCGAATGATCCCCGGATTCTCTCTATATCGACTATGTCGGTGCCTACGGTTGCTTTCATTCTAATCAATTCCGGATAGATAAATAATATACTAACATATGCATTCGCATTGCAAGGAGATTCACATCCAGGGGTGGGACATCCAGGGGCAGAAACCGTAAGCTACATCATACCTCTTCTCACCTTGACTCTCCTCCCGTATCAACGACTCAACATACGGTAAGCTGCAACATCGCGCCAGGTCTACAGCCAATATCTTCTTGCCCCTGTAAACCAAGTGACGATCACCCTTCAGCCTGATTATGAATTGCAGCCGCTGATCAAGGAAGTAGTCATATAACCACCCGCGGTCACCACCTCGATCCATTACCCAAATACCTTTGTTACCCACACCTATACAGACCCTCCTGACAGCCTTGAGTCTCTCCGCGTTCTCACCTTCGAAGTCGGGAGCCTTTGCCGAATACAAGCGGCTGTACAAAGGCATCTTCTCTGAACTGACAGTTTCCCCACCAATCACATGCATCGTCCAGTAACCATCCGCCAACTCCTTCTTGCTACCATCCCGAACACGACCCAGATACTCCATCTTCTTCGCATATAGCTTCGAAATGTCGCTCGTATCTACTATCAGAAGAGTCTTATCTCCGATCTTCCCTCTGCACATCCTCAGGATCTTCGATGTTATCTCATGCCAAAGCTCCTACCGATCCAACTGGCGCGACAAACGATCGACTGTCCTGGAAAGGGAGGGCTTCTCCTTCAGAGACCGACACCATTCGCTGAGGTGCAGAGACTGGCGAGCGCAGATGCCAAAGAGAGCTTCCTCAACAAATCTGCCCGCAACTCTCGGAAGACCAAAAGAAAGTTCTCCCGAAAAAACATGCATTTGTTCCTTTAACTTCCCGGTCACTTTTGCTACATTCATATGGGGCTCCTGTTGTGCCGAAAGGCCTTATCTCTCTTCAGACAAATAAGCCTACAACAGCGAGACCCTCTGTGCAAAATCAAATAAAACGAGAGTTTCCCCATCTTCCAAAAACCGATAATTCCACTTACGAAAAACAACAATCCCTTGATCATGATTGCAGGACGCCAAATTAGCCAACATTATTGGGGAAGGTACTGGGAAGATACCGCCAGTGGCTCATGAGCGATCTCATATACCAACTAAGTCTACATTTGGGATTGCTCGAACGACTGCTTTTTCGTATTTTGTCCAACAGCTATGAAGACACCTGCTGCAGAAAGAAAGACACTCGTACTTCTCGCGGGTGCAGTCTGGTCGATTGTCGGAGTCAGTCTGATAGTGGTTGGACTCAAGTGGCTGATATCCGGGAACGGAAATATTGGTGTGTCTCTTGCTATCGGCGTCGCCGTCGGAGCAGCCGTTCACTTCTTCGGATTCTCCACGCTCGTCACCACCAATCTGAAGAGGATATACTCCCAGTCTCCGGGGAAAAGCAAAGTCTGCGTATTCGCATTTCAGAACAGGCGTAGCTATCTGATGATCGCGATTATGATACTGATGGGATACATCATGCGCCACTCACCGATACCGAAAATCTATCTCGCACCAATGTACCTGACAATCGGCTTCGCACTCCTGCTATCGAGCATTCGATACTACGGAAACGCGCGGTGAGTGGATCGTTGGCCGCAATCGATTCCCGGCCAATATCGGCTCAGGCCGAGTTAAGTCTCAAAAAGTATAGACTGCATGCCGATGAGACTGCGGTGTATACTCGGAGTACTCGAACACATTGAGGACAATCGAGTCACCGCTGTCGTACATCTGATTGAAACGATCCCGCACAGGCGTTAATATGAATCTTCTGGTTTCTGTTATCCAGGCATCGCACGCATCGTCATGGTCATCGTGACGAAGATAGAGATTCGCCTGAACCGGATATGACTCTAAGAATGCATCCGGCGACATGAACAGCAGAAAATCGTGACTCCCGCAACCGCCGCCATAACTCAAGGTGATACTCAGAGTGTCACTTGCGACAGAGACGTAACCGAGCGTAAAGGGATCAAGCTGAATCATCTCTGGTGGTAAGTCGGTTATGATAACTGTAGTGTCGATATCAGGATATTCGTAATCGGAAATTCTGAGTGTTGCAACATATTGTTTTTGCTCGATAGGACCCGGCCACTCCGGATAAGGTATGAGCGAGAGCAGATCGACCCGGTATCCGAGCGCTGTGTCGGAGAGCATGCCCATAAGTCGGGGGTTGAATCCACCTCCCGAGATTGAAGGAGATGCAGACGCTGTGCCAAGGCCTGATTTGGTCAGTTCAATGCTGGCACTGGCTATTCCGGCCCAGAAACACTGCACTCTGGTTGGACAGCGAGATTCTAATGGAACTGACTCGAAGTTAATCCTGAGGTGGTCTGATTCCCGATAGGCAGTTTCACCGAGCGAAAGGCTGAGAGTGTCTCCCGCAAGTATCTTGTTCACTCCCTTTCTTCCAGAAATGCCGTCGGAGCAACCGTAGAACATAACCGCAGCTATTAGCAGCGCAAGAGCCAAAATAAGCGATTTGTGCATCACCCTCTTCCTACTACTATATATGACGGCCTGAGGACAAGAATGTTCAATAATTTAAGCTCTTGAATTTGTGCTATTTCGAAAAGCATCTCCGCTCAGTAGGAAGTCGTATCTGAAGGGCATTCTCCAAATATTCTCTCCGGCTTGGTACGCGCACCGGAAACCGGCCAGAAATCGGATCCAGCTATTGCAGTAGTATCGAGGAGGCAATAGCACTCTCCGACTTCGTCATCAAACCACCACGGCTTGTTGTCCAGCACAACAACAGAGAATCTCCTCTCTTCAAGCGCACCAAGTAGCTCCGCAGTAAACTGCGCTTTGATTGAACCATCTTCCCCTTTGAGAATATCCCTTAAGGCCATGCTGTGCGCGTACGGTGGTTTGCCTGCCTGCACTGCCAGATATGGATGATTGGGGATGTAAATATCTCCCGGCATGCCACTCAACATGCTCACAAATTGCTCTCCCGCAAGAGCATCCGAGTCTTTGGGGAGACGATCAAATGGATTGTACACGAGCGAGGCAAACTGAATGATGCAGGCGACGTAGATATATGAAATGATGGTCGAACGGTGATTGCGGAGAGCTGTCGCCGCTGCCCGCAACGCCTCCCGAACACCGAGTCCGAACAGGATAGCAATGCATGCGTACGCAGGCATCAGCGAGTTGCTGTCGGACCCAAGATGAGATATCGAGATCCACGAAGCTCCGAGCATGCCTATGGACATCAACAGATAATACCACGTTGCCTCTCGATCAGATTTTGATATGAGCCTGTGGATGTATGCAATTGCTGCAATTACGGCTACGGACATCGGGAGAATTATGGAAAGCGGCCAGAACTCCATAAACGGAAGGCTCCAGAATTGATGCTGACTTGGGAGATCGAAAGCATAGTAGCTATACCACCCTCCGTGAATGCTGTCCATCCAATATGTTGAGGCAACCAGTGTCACCGTCAAAATCCCGGCGAATATCGCGAATCTCTTTCGATTGCTAAGCAGACAGTAAATCGCTATCGGAACGGCTACGGTCAGTGCCGACTGCTTGGTCATGAAGGCGAGGAAGAAGAGCAAACCTGCGGCAAAATACGAAGCTGAATTTCGATAGTGCCTCAGCAGGTACAGTGCTCCGAGCATCCACAGCATAAAGAGCGAATCAACTCTCGCAAGATCGAAGTATGTTCCGGTGAGATCATATGTGGCGACGTAAAGAGAGCAAGCAAGGACTCCCGCATATGTACTGCCCGACTCCTTTCTCACGAATTGATACTAAGTTGCGTTCATTATTCAATTATATTATGATATTGGCTGGACTTGAAGTCAAGGAGGCCGATAATGAAGGAAGAGATGGTGGAACGGTTGCTGGTGCTCCAGAAGCAAGCTCGAAACATCAGGGAATGGCGGAGGTTGGAGGTGGTCTGGTTGCGGGAGAGGCTTGGGCTAAGCGGCCCGGAGGTCTCAGCAGCCCTGAACTACAAGCTTCAGACCGTCCACGTCATTTGGCATCAATGGATCAGGGAAAAGGAGTTGCTCTTTCGGCGACCCGCTCCCGGCGGTCGCAAACACGCCTATCTGACGCTGGAAGAAGAAAAGGAGTTTCTCGCTCCCTTTTTCCGAACGGCCGAAGCGGGCGGAGTACTTACTGTCACCGAGATCAAAGAGGCCTATGAAGGGCGGGTGAATCGGAAGGTTGCTCCGTCCACCGTTTATCGTTTGTTGCACCGGCACGGCTGGCGGAAGATAGTGCCTCGCAAGAGACATCCGAAAAGCGACCCGCAGAAACAGGAGAAGGCAAAAAAAACTTGATTCGCCGGGCAATGGCTGCGGGACAGGCCGCGGCCAGTGCGCGAAAAGCGGAGGATATCCCGGTGCGAATCATGTTCATGGACGAAGCAAGGTTTGGCCGGATCAGCGAGGTGCGCCGCTGCTGGGCGCCAGCCGGTGTCCGTCCTGTGGCCTTAGCCCAGGTGGAGCGGGAGTACAGCTACGCCTATGCCGCCTTGAGCCCCTTCGACGGCGAATTGATCAGCTTGGTACTACCCTGGGTCAACACAGAGATGATGTCGCTCTTTCTAGGAGAAGCATCGCGTCGCTATCCCAACGAACAGCTGGTAATGATCATGGATCAAGCTGGCTGGCACAAAGCTAAACGCCTCAACATTCCCGACAACATAACCTTGCACTGGTTGCCACCATACAGCCCAGAACTGAATCCCGTCGAGCATCTGTGGGACGACATCCGGGAGAAATGGTTCTCCAACAAGGCCTTCAAGAGCCTCCACGCGGTAGAGGTACAACTCGTAGAGGCACTACAACACTATCTGTCCTCCACATCAGAACTCAGATCCCTGACACTCTTCCCATGGATGAAACTTTAACAATGAATGCAAAGTGGTATGAAATATCAGTACGAAACAGAGAATTGCGGAAATGAATGATATGAGACGCAATGGAAAGTAGCCGGTTCCGATGAGGTATGTGCTTAGCGCAGAGACGTAGAAATATACAGGCGTATATATGAAAGGGACGAAATCAATTGATGGGCTGACGTACAGTTTTTCGCCAGCCACAATTCTTTCGGTCTGCAGAATCGACCCACTTTCCAGATATTCGAGCTCAAATTCATAGTCTATTCTACTGAGAGATACAAACAGGAAGAGCAATATATACGATACGGCGACCGCGATTGTGATCAGTTTGAGACTCTTTGCAATACTGTATGACATATAATATCAGCGCAAGCTTCCCTCAATACTGTGCCTATCAGTATTCAGTGAATATCTCCATTCTTTGCTTTGAATTAAGAACATTGCCGGATAATTGGCAAGTCAATCATTCGTACACATGCTGAGCAGCAATCCAGCCTGCTCTCAATCTTTCGGGGTCAGAATCAACGTGTAATAGGCAAGCTCTTTCTCAAGAAACGATTTCTGCAGTACTATGCTGATTGTCTTCGTTTCCGGATTCCAATATGATGATTCCGGCGAGAACATGGTGATATACTTCGCACTCAGCAGATTGAGATAATAATCATAGAGCCCTGCCTCGTTGACATCGAACACCAGGCCATACTTCTCTCCGTTGTATTCATGCCCTGGAAGTTGCTCCGTGAACATCCAGCTCCGATATGACCCGGACACATAAGACGATGTATCCGCAAGCAATAGAATACCGCTTGGTTCACCGCTGTCTGATCTCACTTTGATACGATAGGTTGCTCCGGTGTCCCGTATGCTAATCGTGAGGTTCTCAGCCTCCAAATGGAAACCGGGGAGTGAGGAAAAGTCGTTGCCGTTCGGGTACAACCCGCTCGACTCATACTGCTTTGCACAGGCATCTAACTTATCAAGAAGCTCCTCCCAACTCCATCCAGTTCTCGCTTTCAGGTCCGCCTTCACCTGTTCCACCGTGAACGATCTCACCGTCTCATCAGACCCTGACAGATCGCGATAGAGCTGCTTGAAACCATCGATTCCACACTGTTCTATAAGCAAACTCACTAATATCCCCGCTGCCGGATAGGAGATATCGGCCAGCCCTATAACCGTGCAAAAACCATCATATGTGAGAAGATCTTCAGGATTACATATTTTGCGTGAAAGGAGGCAATATCCGAGCTGCATAATGACTTCCGGTGACTTACCCCACCGACCGCCCATCGAAACAGCAAACCCCTCCTGGATAAATGGCGTTGTATGCAGAGGTATTTCTTCGAGAGCAAGATTGATCAGGAGATGAGCCAGCTCGTGAGTGTGCGGGAGGTGCCGGGCAATGATTGCATCCGACTGCAGGTCGCATACTCCGTGCGCACTATGGCCCGTCAGCAATTCGAAGTCAGGCTTCGAACAAATGTAATAGTCAATTTTTCGATCGGCAAGCAACTGCATCCGCGCATCCGAAATCTCGAGGGTCCGCGCGATCTTTTCTATGGCCTCATCCAGCGCCTGAAGAGCAAATCTGTTGATCAGGCTGCTGTCAGCGAAGTGTACACGTGCGTATCGTGTTTCCAATTGATTCCATTTTCGAGTCAGTGCACAGAGTCGAGAAATCAGCATCCAGCTTCCCTCCGCTTCTACTGCATAGTAGGTGGTTTCCAGGGTGTCGCTGCCGCTTGTCAGATGGACTGCCAAAGTAGAATAGTCAGCACAATCGGATACGCCGATCACCGAAACGTCAACATGTCTCGATACTATCTTCTCAAGATTGGAGATCACAGGAGAGGCGCAGTCGTATTTTGGGACCGTCCCAGCGTAGCTTATGTTCAACCGCCGGGAATTCTCGATCTCATCAGGAAGCCAGCAAAGTTCAGCTCCCTGCAGATCACCGGTTTTCAGAGCATTCACATATTCGATGAATACCGCCTCCGCCCCGGATGAGGTCGTTTGTGCAAATAGTGGTGCTGTCAAGCTGGCTGCAAGCAGAAGACAGCTCGCAAGGTTTGTGCCATTCCTCATAGTCCTGCCCTTACGTTGGATCAGTGATGTGACATATCATGAAATTGTACGCCGCAAGCCCCCTTTCGTTCGCACATAGATTATGACAACTTTTCTGCCTGAGTTTGCGTACACAAGATTGCTACTGTTGAAATTAATTCGGCGACGGCAAGGCTTGCCGGAGCAGAGGGAGGTATACCATGTATTCGCGTTTATTGCATTCAATTCTTGTAATCGCGCTAATTGTCAGTCTGCCGATCACAGCATCGGCCAGGAAAATCCGTGGCTCGGGAGAGGTGGTAACGGAGAATCGTGATGTGTCCGGCATTGACGGAGTGGAGCTTGCCACGATCGGCACACTTCATATCGAAATCGGAGATACCGAGAAACTGACCATCGAGGCCGAGGACAATCTGATCGAGTACTTCGATACAGAAGTGCATGGCGGCACACTCGTTATTGATAACAATAGTCGGTTAAGTCTGCATCCACGGAAACCGATCCGCTATTTTCTCACCGTTAAGGAACTGAAAGACATCGAGATATCGAGTTCCGGAGGCATCGAAGCTCCCGACATCAAGACCGAACGGTTCCGCGCTACCATCAGTAGCTCAGGAAATTTCCAGGCCGGCAATTTGGAAGTCAAATCTCTCGATATACGAATCAGCAGTTCCGGCAATGTCGAACTCGGAGAAGTGATTGCCCAGGATATTGAAATCGATATCAGCAGTTCCGGTGATGTGACGCTCGAGAGTCTGAATGCCAAGATGCTCATTGTCGATATAAGCAGCTCCGGTGACATAGAAATCTGGGGTGGCCATGTCGATGAGCAGGAGGTCACTATCAACAGTTCCGGCGATTACATGGCCAAGAGACTTGAGAGCAACACCGCGCAGGTCTATTCCGGATCGAGCGGAGATGCCACAATCTGGGTAGTTGAGGACCTC
It includes:
- a CDS encoding winged helix-turn-helix domain-containing protein gives rise to the protein MKEEMVERLLVLQKQARNIREWRRLEVVWLRERLGLSGPEVSAALNYKLQTVHVIWHQWIREKELLFRRPAPGGRKHAYLTLEEEKEFLAPFFRTAEAGGVLTVTEIKEAYEGRVNRKVAPSTVYRLLHRHGWRKIVPRKRHPKSDPQKQEKAKKT
- a CDS encoding insulinase family protein, producing the protein MKSTVITLISIVAILTLSCSLEKQQYGTESVQMVQLHKGGIPVVIIQVLVKSGSADDPVGKEGLARFTASLMERGSAKFSRDQIESTLQLLGTELNIRVNRETILFTCQTLKENLDQSYDILSDILLHPGFPGDEVSRLISEQQDDIDDIVEDDSRLSLAILQGSLYVGHRYAHPVPGVKSAVGTFTTSDAESFYAANFKADNIIIGIAGDYPPEFANRFREDFETLKRGFARHDRGTAIPVSGRRVVLVEKENRSQTHFRIGNIMTYDRNSPDYYPLLVANTYFGQHRESFGRLYQTIRTERGLSYGAYAYAEHFMQSGWSKLPQALIRWSPTYFSIWTYPKAENAEFAIKLALLELTKLTTGAPPEEDIEKMKQFDINHFPFMYETPEQRLTLEMEQLYSGDSAYIADYPNRIARVTAAGVFDVAKRNWSPEDYVLVAVVSDGEKFRAELLDSQTTIDYPSGATDVGLEDVDEQVKRFDLKLTENDFTILRASDLFR
- a CDS encoding IS630 family transposase, which encodes MIRRAMAAGQAAASARKAEDIPVRIMFMDEARFGRISEVRRCWAPAGVRPVALAQVEREYSYAYAALSPFDGELISLVLPWVNTEMMSLFLGEASRRYPNEQLVMIMDQAGWHKAKRLNIPDNITLHWLPPYSPELNPVEHLWDDIREKWFSNKAFKSLHAVEVQLVEALQHYLSSTSELRSLTLFPWMKL
- the acpS gene encoding holo-ACP synthase, which gives rise to MKATVGTDIVDIERIRGSFARWGHKFVTRVLTPRENQYCRSKVNFLQSVAGKIATKEAVYKALYQLGVSGLSWKDIEVLDGPTKAPVAHLSSKALQICPDVEISISISHTETYAIAVAHVERR
- a CDS encoding glycosyltransferase family 39 protein; the encoded protein is MRKESGSTYAGVLACSLYVATYDLTGTYFDLARVDSLFMLWMLGALYLLRHYRNSASYFAAGLLFFLAFMTKQSALTVAVPIAIYCLLSNRKRFAIFAGILTVTLVASTYWMDSIHGGWYSYYAFDLPSQHQFWSLPFMEFWPLSIILPMSVAVIAAIAYIHRLISKSDREATWYYLLMSIGMLGASWISISHLGSDSNSLMPAYACIAILFGLGVREALRAAATALRNHRSTIISYIYVACIIQFASLVYNPFDRLPKDSDALAGEQFVSMLSGMPGDIYIPNHPYLAVQAGKPPYAHSMALRDILKGEDGSIKAQFTAELLGALEERRFSVVVLDNKPWWFDDEVGECYCLLDTTAIAGSDFWPVSGARTKPERIFGECPSDTTSY
- a CDS encoding DUF2807 domain-containing protein, which translates into the protein MYSRLLHSILVIALIVSLPITASARKIRGSGEVVTENRDVSGIDGVELATIGTLHIEIGDTEKLTIEAEDNLIEYFDTEVHGGTLVIDNNSRLSLHPRKPIRYFLTVKELKDIEISSSGGIEAPDIKTERFRATISSSGNFQAGNLEVKSLDIRISSSGNVELGEVIAQDIEIDISSSGDVTLESLNAKMLIVDISSSGDIEIWGGHVDEQEVTINSSGDYMAKRLESNTAQVYSGSSGDATIWVVEDLEARLGSSGDVNYAGDPQVRERAGSSGRVRHIR